One window from the genome of Bdellovibrio sp. NC01 encodes:
- a CDS encoding NINE protein, with protein METQQATAANNETHSVVIGYVLWIFGFMGSHRFYYGKPVSGTIWFCTFGLLGIGWLVDLFLIPSMDRAAGKRFKSGKIDYNLCWILLTFLGVFGVHRFYMGKWVSGIIWLLTGGLFTLGYLYDFWTLNDQVSEVNG; from the coding sequence ATGGAAACACAACAAGCGACAGCCGCAAATAACGAAACTCATTCGGTCGTGATCGGATATGTATTGTGGATCTTTGGCTTTATGGGTTCACACCGTTTTTATTACGGTAAACCTGTGTCAGGCACGATCTGGTTTTGCACATTCGGTCTTTTGGGTATCGGTTGGCTTGTTGATCTGTTTCTTATTCCAAGCATGGATCGCGCTGCAGGAAAACGTTTTAAATCAGGCAAGATCGATTACAACTTGTGTTGGATCTTGCTGACGTTCTTAGGCGTTTTCGGAGTGCACAGATTCTATATGGGAAAATGGGTGTCTGGAATTATCTGGTTGCTAACGGGTGGCCTGTTCACTCTGGGTTACCTTTATGACTTCTGGACATTGAACGATCAAGTCTCTGAAGTGAATGGCTAA
- a CDS encoding HPP family protein, whose product MTAIEPAHAKDVMTKKVVTIPVGRSLEDAVEVMRDLRVRHLPIVDNQGAIVGVLTSKDFSYLKDLSKFHVETFMSVPVEWVDEDTPLRQAILRMIEKKISCLLISDERRELAGIITAEDLLWFLAQHLEKEEKKHSPLTILDVQSLDEIANQISLTGL is encoded by the coding sequence ATGACCGCTATCGAACCAGCTCATGCAAAAGATGTCATGACAAAGAAAGTGGTCACAATTCCAGTCGGTCGTAGTTTGGAAGACGCGGTCGAAGTCATGCGCGATCTGCGAGTTCGTCATTTACCGATAGTCGATAATCAAGGCGCGATTGTTGGTGTTCTGACCAGCAAGGATTTTTCTTATTTAAAAGATCTTTCGAAATTTCACGTCGAGACGTTTATGTCGGTCCCGGTGGAGTGGGTTGATGAAGACACTCCTTTGCGCCAAGCAATTCTGCGCATGATCGAAAAGAAAATTTCATGCCTGTTGATTTCCGATGAGCGCCGCGAACTTGCGGGCATTATCACTGCGGAAGATTTGCTGTGGTTCTTAGCGCAGCATCTTGAAAAAGAAGAAAAGAAGCATTCCCCATTAACAATTTTAGATGTGCAAAGCCTTGACGAGATCGCGAATCAAATCTCGTTGACGGGGCTTTAA
- the trpS gene encoding tryptophan--tRNA ligase: MKPVILTGDRPTGPLHLGHFVGSLQNRVKLQNDYKQFVIIADYQALTDNYDNPSLVRNNVEQVMLDYLATGLDPALNTFFIQSQVPELYELTCYFLNLVTVARLERNPTIKDEIRQKNMKDSIPTGFFCYPISQAADILAFKADLVPVGEDQSPMIEQTNEIAKRFNFLYKAETLKEVKSLIGTVGRLPGIDGKAKMSKSLGNAIYLGDSADDIRKKVNLMYTDPNHLKVSDPGTVEGNVVFSFLDVFDANQTEVEELKAHYRRGGLGDGVLKKRLVEILEALIAPMRQRREQYQKDPAFVKDLLRNGTNNARQVAATTLLEVRSAMGIVY, encoded by the coding sequence ATGAAACCAGTTATTCTTACCGGAGATCGTCCGACAGGTCCGTTGCATTTAGGGCACTTCGTGGGCTCGTTGCAAAATCGTGTGAAACTACAAAACGATTACAAACAATTCGTGATCATCGCAGACTACCAAGCGCTGACAGATAATTACGACAATCCTTCTTTAGTTAGAAATAACGTTGAACAAGTGATGCTTGATTATCTAGCGACGGGATTAGATCCAGCACTTAATACGTTTTTTATCCAATCACAAGTGCCGGAACTTTACGAACTGACTTGTTACTTTTTAAATTTAGTCACAGTCGCACGTTTAGAACGTAATCCAACTATTAAAGATGAAATTCGTCAGAAGAATATGAAGGATTCAATCCCAACAGGATTCTTCTGTTATCCGATTTCGCAAGCGGCAGACATCTTGGCTTTCAAAGCGGATCTTGTGCCCGTGGGTGAAGATCAAAGCCCGATGATTGAACAGACCAATGAAATCGCAAAACGTTTCAACTTTTTGTACAAAGCTGAAACTTTGAAAGAAGTGAAATCGTTGATCGGCACTGTCGGCAGACTGCCAGGCATTGATGGCAAAGCGAAGATGAGTAAATCACTGGGTAACGCTATTTACCTGGGCGATTCAGCAGATGATATTCGCAAAAAAGTAAACTTGATGTACACCGATCCAAATCATTTGAAAGTCAGCGATCCCGGCACGGTTGAAGGCAATGTCGTGTTTTCATTCTTAGATGTCTTTGATGCAAATCAAACTGAAGTTGAAGAATTAAAAGCACATTATCGCCGCGGGGGTTTGGGTGATGGTGTGTTGAAAAAAAGACTTGTCGAAATTTTGGAAGCACTGATTGCGCCAATGCGCCAACGCCGTGAGCAATATCAAAAAGATCCTGCTTTTGTGAAAGATCTTTTGCGAAATGGCACAAACAACGCACGACAAGTGGCTGCGACAACTCTTTTAGAGGTAAGATCAGCGATGGGTATCGTCTATTAG
- a CDS encoding NAD(P)H-binding protein produces the protein MKIAIAGASGFVGKALLQKLSKDHQLIALSRANKKSDNPNIEWRNCDLFSLIDSEKGLEGADVAIYLVHSMRPSSHLSQGTFEDFDLIVADNFVKAAERAEVKQIIYLGGLIPENQGAPSKHLASRQEVEEVFNRSKVPATIFRAAVVIGSEGSSFHIMARLVERLPVMLCPSWTSTMNQPVALKDVCDSIEYVLGKPEYYNETFDLGGPDILSYRDMMLKLADIKGLKRKCIPVPFLTPHISALWVCGITGAPKGLVDPLIESLKFSLVARSQKKFEIPGVKPLGIEDALKEALENYSGQQAPHAFKTPDVGRYMARSVQRLPLPAGWSAEDMAKAYMEFLPKLRPFIVKVDVDGRWVTFSSVFPAFKLLELEYAPDRSWKNRQLFYVRGGALSQKTGRGRLEFREVLGGEACLAAIHDFKPRLPWYVYTYSQALFHLWVMTEFKRYIKRHYLPLKRHFI, from the coding sequence ATGAAGATCGCAATTGCTGGCGCGAGCGGTTTCGTTGGTAAAGCGCTTTTGCAGAAGCTTTCCAAAGATCATCAATTGATTGCTCTTAGTCGCGCGAATAAGAAAAGCGATAATCCTAATATTGAGTGGCGTAACTGCGATCTCTTTAGCCTTATTGATTCTGAAAAAGGCTTAGAAGGCGCGGATGTTGCGATCTACCTCGTGCACTCGATGCGACCTTCATCTCACCTATCGCAAGGCACTTTTGAAGATTTCGATTTAATTGTTGCCGATAACTTCGTGAAAGCCGCGGAACGTGCTGAAGTAAAACAGATTATTTACCTGGGTGGCCTTATTCCCGAAAATCAAGGGGCCCCGTCGAAACACTTGGCCAGTCGCCAAGAAGTCGAAGAAGTTTTTAATCGCAGCAAAGTTCCCGCAACTATTTTCAGAGCAGCCGTGGTGATCGGTTCTGAAGGTTCGTCGTTTCATATCATGGCAAGATTGGTCGAGCGTTTGCCGGTGATGTTATGTCCTTCTTGGACAAGTACGATGAATCAGCCCGTGGCTTTAAAGGACGTGTGTGACAGCATTGAATATGTTTTAGGAAAACCAGAATACTACAATGAAACATTCGATTTAGGCGGCCCTGATATTTTAAGTTATCGCGATATGATGTTGAAACTTGCTGACATCAAAGGTTTAAAACGTAAATGCATTCCGGTGCCGTTCCTGACTCCACATATTTCTGCGTTATGGGTGTGTGGCATCACCGGAGCGCCCAAGGGTTTAGTCGATCCACTCATTGAAAGTTTGAAGTTTTCACTCGTCGCGCGTTCACAAAAGAAATTTGAAATTCCAGGCGTGAAACCTTTGGGAATTGAAGACGCTTTAAAAGAAGCACTTGAAAATTATAGCGGGCAGCAGGCGCCTCATGCATTTAAAACACCTGACGTCGGTCGCTATATGGCCCGCTCTGTTCAGCGTTTGCCGCTCCCGGCAGGGTGGAGTGCTGAAGACATGGCGAAGGCTTATATGGAGTTCTTGCCAAAACTAAGACCATTTATCGTGAAGGTCGATGTCGACGGCCGCTGGGTTACGTTTTCAAGTGTGTTCCCCGCATTTAAACTTTTAGAATTAGAGTATGCCCCGGATCGTAGTTGGAAGAATCGTCAGCTTTTCTATGTGCGCGGGGGCGCGTTGTCGCAAAAAACCGGCCGGGGGCGCTTAGAGTTCCGCGAAGTTCTGGGGGGCGAAGCATGTCTTGCCGCCATCCATGATTTTAAACCGCGTTTACCTTGGTACGTTTATACTTATAGCCAAGCTTTATTTCATTTATGGGTCATGACGGAATTTAAAAGATACATCAAACGGCATTACCTGCCCTTGAAAAGACACTTCATATAA
- a CDS encoding ATP-dependent DNA helicase RecQ, whose translation MSSDLFPLDNILKSSFGLDAFRIGQKEIISDSLSGKDVLAVLPTGGGKSLCYQLPAMAQQKLVIVISPLIALMKDQVASLQKKGIPAGALYSGQTDNEKREVFAAIERGGAYILYLSPERAQKEGFQRWIQKRPLALFAIDEAHCVSQWGHDFREEYAQLRILKSIRPDVPILALTASATPTVLADIEKHLTLKEPRRHVHGFYRPNLYYQVEFCADEEAKALMLIEAIKRNPQGRIIVYCGTRKVTESLAGFLQKKFSNVGYYHAGMTNEDRSATQDAYERGALRILVATNAFGMGIDQPNVRLVVHYQMPANIDALYQEMGRAGRDGLESTCLMLYSRKDKGLQGYFITSSEAPQEIKNARWRNLEALVNYSEGGECRHAEILTYYKDAQRLENCGHCDSCIPTSTRRIPVPEAPKAPVAELKAVKTKAKTKSRKGQPEESLLDEEQEARFQLLKKWRKEKAKEIDAPAFVVLTDKTLKHLAIENPQSINQLKYIHGIGDAKIEKYGWDLLAELKQ comes from the coding sequence ATGAGCTCTGATCTTTTTCCTCTAGATAATATTCTTAAATCTTCGTTTGGTCTTGATGCGTTTCGGATCGGTCAAAAAGAAATCATATCGGATTCACTATCGGGAAAAGACGTTCTTGCGGTTTTGCCAACGGGTGGTGGTAAGTCTTTGTGTTACCAATTACCGGCGATGGCACAGCAAAAATTGGTGATCGTTATTTCACCGTTAATCGCATTGATGAAAGATCAGGTCGCCTCTTTACAGAAAAAAGGTATTCCTGCGGGAGCCTTATATTCTGGTCAAACGGATAACGAAAAGCGTGAAGTGTTCGCAGCCATTGAACGTGGCGGCGCTTACATTCTGTATCTTTCACCAGAGCGCGCACAGAAGGAAGGCTTTCAACGTTGGATTCAAAAGCGTCCTTTAGCGTTGTTTGCAATCGATGAAGCTCACTGCGTATCGCAATGGGGTCATGACTTCCGTGAAGAGTATGCACAACTGCGTATTTTAAAATCAATTCGCCCGGATGTTCCGATTTTGGCATTAACAGCGTCGGCAACACCGACAGTTCTTGCCGATATCGAAAAGCATCTGACGTTGAAAGAACCACGACGTCACGTTCACGGGTTCTATCGTCCTAATCTGTATTATCAAGTTGAATTCTGTGCTGATGAAGAAGCGAAAGCTTTGATGTTGATTGAAGCCATCAAGCGCAATCCTCAAGGCCGTATCATCGTTTATTGTGGAACTCGCAAGGTAACTGAAAGTCTTGCTGGCTTTTTACAAAAGAAATTTTCAAATGTCGGTTACTACCACGCCGGCATGACGAATGAAGATCGTTCCGCCACACAAGATGCATACGAGCGTGGCGCTTTACGAATTCTGGTTGCAACGAACGCCTTCGGAATGGGGATTGACCAACCGAATGTCCGTTTGGTCGTGCATTATCAAATGCCAGCAAATATCGATGCTCTTTATCAAGAGATGGGTCGTGCAGGTCGCGATGGCTTAGAATCGACTTGCTTAATGCTTTACTCGCGTAAAGATAAGGGCTTGCAAGGTTACTTCATCACAAGTTCGGAAGCTCCTCAGGAAATCAAAAATGCTCGTTGGAGAAACTTAGAAGCGCTTGTGAACTATTCAGAAGGCGGCGAGTGCCGTCATGCTGAAATTCTAACTTACTACAAAGATGCGCAACGATTAGAAAACTGTGGTCACTGCGATAGCTGCATACCGACGTCAACTCGTCGAATTCCAGTGCCAGAAGCTCCTAAAGCTCCGGTCGCGGAATTGAAAGCAGTAAAAACAAAAGCTAAGACGAAGTCACGCAAAGGACAGCCTGAAGAATCGCTTTTGGATGAAGAACAAGAAGCACGCTTCCAACTTCTAAAAAAATGGCGTAAAGAAAAAGCTAAAGAAATCGATGCCCCGGCATTCGTCGTTTTGACAGATAAAACGTTAAAGCACTTAGCGATCGAAAATCCGCAAAGCATCAATCAGCTTAAATACATCCATGGTATTGGTGACGCAAAGATCGAGAAATACGGTTGGGATCTGTTGGCTGAGCTAAAACAATAA
- a CDS encoding aldo/keto reductase — protein MLAKRPLGKSGIEVAPFTLGGNVFGWTIDEATSFKILDAFVAAGFNFIDTADVYSRWKEGNKGGESETIIGKWLKLRGNRDKVVIATKVGMDMGDGKKGLAPLYITQAVEDSLRRLQTDYIDLYQSHRDDETIPQEETLETYDKLRAQGKIRAIGASNFSAKRLAEALTLSERWGYIPYSTLQPQYNLYDRADFEKELEPLCLEKGIGVINYYSLASGFLTGKYRTAEDVHKSARGAKATSYLNARGYDILKALDEVSAKHFTTPAAVSIAWLIARKSVTAPIASATSVNQLEELLKATEIKLSDADIELLNHASKY, from the coding sequence ATGCTAGCGAAGCGCCCTTTAGGTAAGTCAGGAATTGAAGTCGCCCCTTTCACTCTTGGTGGTAACGTTTTTGGTTGGACCATCGATGAAGCAACCTCTTTCAAAATTCTGGATGCATTTGTTGCTGCCGGTTTCAATTTCATTGATACCGCTGACGTTTATTCACGTTGGAAAGAAGGCAATAAAGGCGGCGAGTCTGAGACAATCATTGGTAAATGGCTAAAGCTTCGTGGTAATCGCGACAAAGTCGTGATCGCTACCAAAGTGGGCATGGACATGGGTGATGGCAAAAAGGGCTTGGCTCCTTTGTACATCACGCAAGCGGTGGAAGATTCTTTACGTCGTTTGCAAACTGATTACATCGATCTTTATCAATCACATCGTGATGATGAAACGATCCCGCAAGAAGAAACTCTAGAAACTTACGACAAGCTTCGTGCACAAGGTAAGATTCGTGCTATCGGCGCTTCAAATTTTTCTGCAAAACGTTTGGCTGAAGCTTTAACCCTCAGTGAACGTTGGGGTTACATTCCGTATTCAACTTTGCAGCCGCAGTATAATTTGTACGACCGTGCCGATTTTGAAAAAGAATTGGAACCATTGTGTTTAGAAAAAGGCATTGGCGTTATTAATTACTATTCTTTAGCGAGTGGTTTCTTAACGGGTAAATATCGCACAGCCGAAGATGTGCATAAAAGTGCACGCGGAGCTAAGGCGACGTCTTATTTGAATGCTCGCGGTTATGATATTCTGAAGGCATTAGATGAGGTTTCTGCGAAACACTTTACCACTCCAGCAGCGGTGTCAATCGCATGGTTGATTGCACGTAAGAGTGTAACGGCCCCTATTGCAAGTGCGACTTCCGTGAATCAGCTTGAGGAATTGTTAAAAGCAACTGAAATCAAGCTTTCTGACGCGGATATTGAACTTTTAAATCACGCCAGTAAGTACTGA
- a CDS encoding DUF4097 family beta strand repeat-containing protein, with protein MKYLFLALTTTFSFSAFAAKTETKEFDAKYVKSLVVENMAGVINITGVDNPKMIVVADQEKFPADCRMEISQEGTEVTVKVDQKSFLRKDCVVNFTINVPTAVNMNIRQGSGNLTIINTKGAIDYKVGAGDVSIDSEIEKIDGKMGSGSTTVKGLKGDAHFFAGTGAHKLTYAVAPKKGELEVKTGTGDADIYMPSDSKVSIDAKMGVGKTNNELGESTKGKFKIVFKAGSGNLNIHKKD; from the coding sequence GTGAAATATCTATTCTTAGCTCTTACTACTACATTTTCCTTTTCAGCTTTTGCCGCAAAAACAGAGACGAAAGAATTCGATGCTAAATACGTAAAGTCTTTGGTTGTTGAAAACATGGCGGGCGTGATCAACATTACTGGTGTCGATAATCCAAAAATGATCGTGGTTGCCGACCAAGAAAAATTTCCTGCGGACTGCCGCATGGAGATTTCGCAAGAAGGCACTGAAGTGACTGTGAAGGTCGATCAAAAAAGCTTCTTGCGCAAAGACTGCGTTGTGAATTTCACAATCAACGTTCCGACAGCAGTGAATATGAACATTCGCCAAGGTTCTGGGAATCTGACTATCATCAACACAAAAGGTGCGATTGATTATAAAGTGGGTGCCGGCGACGTTTCCATCGATTCAGAAATTGAAAAGATCGACGGTAAAATGGGTTCAGGCTCGACGACAGTAAAAGGTTTGAAAGGCGACGCTCATTTCTTTGCAGGAACGGGTGCGCACAAACTGACTTATGCGGTGGCTCCTAAAAAAGGCGAGCTTGAAGTAAAAACAGGAACTGGCGACGCGGATATTTATATGCCGTCGGATTCTAAAGTTTCCATCGATGCGAAAATGGGCGTTGGTAAAACGAACAATGAACTTGGTGAGTCAACTAAGGGCAAATTCAAAATCGTATTTAAAGCCGGTTCCGGTAATTTAAATATTCATAAAAAAGATTAG
- a CDS encoding cyclic nucleotide-binding domain-containing protein: MSRNSDKNTFFIVSGDHGRIDFITDTLSKNFANTSVFHACDWFDIKYKLENVRPKIIFVDEYLPRSSGMEIVAKIMKEKTNAGVHIVIMSYVADQGMYPNESKTGRIQYLTEPDRAEAIIDVVAKIISPKTAQSENKQADFRLVHLTKGDVLFKEGENTQVVYIVKNGTLRAYTDSTEGSRVNLGDIASGEFVGEMGHFNREPRSATVEAVTDVELIEIPMSSLENVIFSKPSWAKALVKTLAQRLKKANKALAS; this comes from the coding sequence ATGTCTCGTAATTCTGATAAAAACACTTTTTTTATTGTCAGTGGCGATCACGGACGTATTGATTTTATTACTGATACACTCAGTAAAAACTTTGCGAACACTAGCGTGTTTCATGCGTGTGACTGGTTTGACATCAAATACAAACTAGAAAACGTCCGACCGAAGATCATCTTTGTTGATGAATACTTACCGCGCAGTTCGGGTATGGAAATCGTCGCGAAAATCATGAAAGAAAAAACCAATGCTGGCGTGCACATCGTCATCATGTCGTATGTCGCTGACCAGGGCATGTATCCGAATGAATCAAAAACTGGTAGAATCCAGTATCTGACAGAGCCTGATCGTGCTGAAGCAATCATTGATGTTGTCGCGAAAATTATTTCTCCAAAAACAGCACAAAGTGAAAACAAACAAGCGGACTTCCGTTTGGTGCATTTGACGAAGGGTGACGTTCTTTTCAAAGAGGGCGAAAATACACAAGTCGTTTATATCGTGAAGAACGGTACTTTGCGTGCCTATACCGACAGTACGGAAGGCAGTCGTGTGAACTTGGGTGATATCGCCTCGGGTGAGTTCGTGGGCGAGATGGGACACTTTAATCGTGAGCCTCGTTCCGCAACTGTGGAGGCCGTCACCGATGTTGAGCTGATAGAAATTCCTATGAGCTCGCTAGAGAATGTTATTTTCTCGAAGCCTTCCTGGGCGAAAGCTTTGGTTAAGACTCTGGCGCAGCGTCTGAAGAAGGCTAACAAAGCATTGGCGAGTTAG
- a CDS encoding SRPBCC family protein has translation MKVVKFLLGSALGAILILVAIGFFLPSHWRVERHVVIKATPDRIYPYIANLKNGWPQFSAIDQEERDMSYEYQGPEVGDGAIRILHSKSGGNRVQKITKADPNNGIDYEISMQGGGFVMYGSINMRPDTDGTKVIWVNAGDMGANPMYKIMGYLMDSLMGKALQKSLDNLKEKVEGTSTKTNISSSAE, from the coding sequence ATGAAAGTCGTTAAATTTCTATTAGGTTCAGCTCTTGGCGCTATTCTAATTTTGGTTGCGATCGGTTTCTTTCTGCCGTCGCATTGGCGGGTTGAAAGGCATGTTGTGATCAAGGCAACCCCTGATCGTATTTATCCCTACATTGCGAATTTAAAAAACGGCTGGCCACAATTTAGCGCCATCGATCAAGAGGAACGCGATATGAGTTATGAATATCAAGGTCCCGAAGTCGGCGACGGTGCCATTCGCATTCTGCATTCGAAGAGCGGCGGTAACAGAGTTCAGAAAATCACAAAAGCTGATCCTAACAACGGGATCGACTACGAGATCTCGATGCAAGGGGGAGGCTTCGTAATGTATGGCTCGATTAATATGCGACCTGATACCGATGGTACGAAAGTGATTTGGGTTAACGCCGGGGACATGGGCGCAAATCCGATGTACAAAATTATGGGTTATTTGATGGATTCGTTGATGGGCAAAGCCTTGCAAAAAAGCCTGGATAACTTGAAAGAAAAAGTCGAAGGCACGTCAACGAAAACGAACATCTCTTCAAGTGCAGAATAG
- a CDS encoding RNA methyltransferase: protein MAKALTTQELRATKINREEFKKIERNKIVLFLDRLLNNHNLGAILRVADAGLVEKVLSFDALARIDGKKALATAKGVAEWVPHEMVTDGLSVLKSYKAQGYKLLALELCDDSVVYYDSILSEKTVLIIGSELTGVSAEFLELADQRIYIPMAGMANSLNVATATSIALFDLLRRKTQGKSQSK, encoded by the coding sequence ATGGCTAAGGCACTGACAACGCAGGAATTGCGTGCGACGAAAATCAATCGTGAAGAATTCAAAAAAATTGAACGCAATAAGATCGTTTTGTTTTTGGATCGACTTTTAAACAACCACAATTTGGGTGCTATTTTACGAGTTGCCGATGCGGGCCTGGTAGAGAAGGTTCTTAGTTTCGACGCTTTAGCGCGTATTGACGGCAAGAAGGCACTTGCGACGGCGAAGGGTGTTGCAGAGTGGGTGCCTCATGAAATGGTTACTGACGGTCTTTCCGTTCTGAAAAGCTATAAGGCACAAGGTTATAAGTTGCTGGCGCTAGAGCTGTGTGATGATTCAGTCGTTTATTACGACAGCATCTTATCAGAAAAGACGGTTTTAATTATTGGTAGTGAGCTTACAGGAGTGTCGGCAGAATTTTTAGAACTTGCCGATCAGCGTATTTATATTCCCATGGCGGGAATGGCGAATTCGTTAAACGTTGCGACTGCGACTTCCATTGCGCTCTTTGATTTATTACGTCGAAAAACCCAAGGGAAATCGCAGTCGAAATAA
- a CDS encoding DUF4423 domain-containing protein: MEITVKNLLLSELAKRQTRNSSYSLRAFARDLNIGATTLSDVLADKRSLSKSNLEKVMERLFVSPLEKEKLWADYKDQSSRAEVDDRTYLDELTFRLIADWHYIAILNLAKLKDNQADPKWIADRLGIKKVEASEALERLLSLELIKKNRNKMVRTSKPIGTSRDIPSAAIRKHHNQNLHLAESSLHRDPVNTREFGSITMPVNPEKLPLAKELLTKTRKKIADLLEDETATEVYTLSFQLFPITKLTSSTEDKK; the protein is encoded by the coding sequence ATGGAAATCACTGTAAAAAATTTACTGCTATCAGAACTTGCGAAAAGACAGACAAGAAATTCGTCTTACTCTCTTCGTGCGTTTGCTCGCGATCTGAATATTGGCGCTACGACACTTTCAGACGTTCTTGCAGATAAGCGTTCTCTTTCTAAATCAAACTTGGAAAAAGTGATGGAGAGATTGTTTGTTTCTCCTCTAGAAAAAGAAAAGTTGTGGGCAGATTATAAAGATCAATCATCACGTGCAGAAGTTGATGATCGTACTTATCTAGATGAATTAACTTTCCGACTGATCGCGGATTGGCATTACATTGCAATTTTAAATTTAGCGAAGCTTAAAGATAACCAAGCGGATCCGAAATGGATTGCAGATCGGTTAGGAATCAAGAAGGTCGAAGCGAGTGAAGCACTAGAGCGTTTACTCAGTCTTGAGCTGATTAAGAAAAATCGTAATAAGATGGTAAGAACTTCCAAACCCATCGGAACGTCACGCGATATTCCTTCAGCTGCAATTAGAAAGCACCACAATCAGAATTTACATTTGGCAGAGTCATCATTGCATCGTGATCCCGTTAATACGCGGGAATTTGGTTCCATTACGATGCCAGTGAACCCTGAAAAACTGCCACTCGCCAAAGAGCTTTTAACTAAAACTCGTAAAAAGATAGCTGATCTGCTAGAAGACGAGACCGCTACAGAAGTTTATACGCTCTCGTTTCAGTTGTTTCCAATTACGAAGCTAACGTCTTCGACGGAGGATAAAAAATGA
- a CDS encoding L,D-transpeptidase, with amino-acid sequence MKKNHQLTSLLVAFFLSTGFSFSAHAADNNSEDTTNVLEEINPFDPNIEQTLEQIDAIYERETGKSAHLPEEFIDSIVGVYGGCSRETCAVWAQVVKSTQTMYLYVNGSLRGSWAVSTGMSGYGTPNFDRHPDGRIYDRYSSAKYPGGDWNGLGNMPYAVFITGGFALHGTPKGNWPKLGTRASHGCIRMHPDNAYMFNRLVRANGKSNVWITVQ; translated from the coding sequence ATGAAAAAGAACCATCAACTAACATCTCTGCTTGTAGCTTTTTTCCTTTCAACAGGTTTTTCATTCTCGGCTCATGCAGCTGACAATAATTCCGAAGATACGACAAACGTTCTTGAAGAGATCAATCCGTTCGATCCAAACATTGAGCAAACATTGGAACAAATCGACGCCATCTATGAACGCGAAACTGGTAAATCAGCTCACTTACCAGAAGAGTTCATTGACAGTATTGTCGGCGTTTATGGTGGGTGTTCTAGAGAAACTTGCGCTGTGTGGGCACAAGTTGTTAAGTCGACACAAACAATGTACTTGTACGTGAACGGCAGTCTTCGTGGATCTTGGGCTGTATCGACTGGTATGTCAGGTTACGGTACACCTAACTTTGACAGACATCCAGATGGACGTATTTATGACAGATATTCTTCTGCCAAATACCCAGGTGGCGACTGGAATGGATTAGGCAATATGCCCTACGCTGTGTTTATCACAGGTGGGTTCGCACTTCATGGCACTCCAAAAGGTAATTGGCCTAAACTTGGAACGCGCGCTTCTCACGGTTGTATTCGTATGCATCCAGATAATGCTTACATGTTCAATCGCTTAGTGCGCGCCAACGGTAAATCCAATGTGTGGATCACCGTTCAGTAG
- a CDS encoding GNAT family N-acetyltransferase: MQKNVTIRPALASECKDILHFITQLAIYEKLEHEVVATEEILKKNLFGENKSAEVLFLEENGVKAGFALFFQSFSTFLGLPGIYLEDLFVLPEHRGKGYGKKLLAFLAKTAVDRGCGRLEWSVLDWNKPAIDFYLSVGSKPMDEWTVHRMTGENLKKFAALS; encoded by the coding sequence ATGCAAAAAAATGTGACTATTCGCCCAGCCTTAGCCTCTGAATGCAAAGACATCCTTCATTTTATCACTCAGCTTGCTATTTATGAAAAGCTTGAACATGAGGTCGTTGCGACAGAAGAGATTCTAAAAAAGAATCTGTTTGGTGAAAACAAGTCGGCCGAGGTTCTTTTTTTAGAAGAAAATGGGGTTAAAGCCGGTTTTGCACTTTTCTTTCAAAGCTTTTCTACGTTCTTAGGTCTTCCCGGTATTTACTTAGAAGATCTGTTTGTCTTGCCCGAACATCGTGGCAAAGGTTACGGCAAAAAGTTGTTAGCCTTCCTGGCAAAAACTGCTGTCGATCGTGGGTGCGGTCGTTTGGAGTGGTCCGTTCTTGATTGGAATAAACCTGCGATTGATTTCTATCTTTCAGTTGGTTCAAAACCCATGGATGAGTGGACTGTTCATCGTATGACCGGCGAAAATCTAAAAAAGTTCGCAGCACTTTCATAA